The genomic window GGGGACGGCTTTCATGGTGAATGCATCTTCGACACCAGAGCCGTCGAGGTTCGCGCTTCGGACGCTGCCACCGTTGTCTGTCTGTTCTGTCCAATAGACCTTATCATTACCGGCGGCGATGCCACCGAGGGTACCTGTGCCTGTTGCGAGGGTGCGAACGACTTTCGGGTTTCCTGTAACGTTCGCAAACCGAACGTTACCCTCTGCCTCTGTCCAATAGACTCTCCCCGAGGCAACGGCGATGCTCATCGGCGCACTCACATTTGGAATGAAGTTGTATTCAAACCCTGTGCCATCGACGTTTATCCGTTGGATCCTATTCTGACTGTTTGATAGATACAGTTTACCGTTAGCACTATCATAAGCGATGCCGAGCGGTACGCTTCGGAGCTCCCGAAGCACCTGTGCGTTTGTGCCATCAAGGTTTGCTCTATTAATCGTCCTGGCATTTTCATCGGTTTGCGCTGTCCAATAGATTTTCCCGCCAGCGGTATCAACGGCAACATCGTTCGCACGTGCAGCGATCCGTTCCACTTCCGTACCCGCGAGACGATAGAGTGTGCCCCCATCTATCCAATACATCGGGGGTCTGTCGGCTGCATCTACGTGGATCTGTGTCGTTTTTCTCACCGCTGCGGGCGAGGCATCGTCCGCCGGTGCTTGGGACGGAATTAAGACAAAGGTCCCTCCGAATACTGTGATGTCTTCAATGTTTGAACCGTCAAGATTCGCACGCCAGATTTTAAAGCGAAAGCTATCTACGTCCCGACCTGCCCAATACATCTTCCCACCTGGGACATCTAAGGCAAGTTGCCGTATGGACGCTTGCGTCACAAGGGTTTGTACGTTTGATCCGTCGAGGTTCGCACATTGGATTATAGACATCCACGGACTCTTCGAGTGTCTCCAATATATCTTCCTGCCTGACACATCTACGGTAAATTCATGTGTGTGGCTTACCTTGATTGTCCCGAGAGTTTCTACGCGAGTGCCATCAAGATTGGCACGCCGAATAGGCAAATTCTCATTTTCGGGCTTGCCTATCCAATACATCTTCCCACCTGATATATTTAAGGTGCTCTCGCGCGCCCACAATAGGTCGTTCAGCGTTCTTAGCTTTTCTACGTTTGATCCGTCGAGATTTGCACGATGGATTCCAAGCCCACTAGTGTCCACCCAATATATCTTTCCACCTGATACGTCTAAGATAAGGTCCGAGAAGCCGTGGCCGTACTTGCTTTCCACGAGCGTTTGTACGTTTGATCCGTCGAGGTTCGCACGCCGGATCTTAGTAGAGACTAATGAATAATGTGATGGGCGTATTTGCTTGTACTCCTTTTCTATCCAATATATCTTCCCGCCTGACACATCTACGGTAAGATGCGATATGGTTCCCTTTCCTACTACGAGCGTTTGTACGTTTGATCCGTCGAGATTCGCACGATGAATGTTAGATGAATTACTACCGATAGTATCGTATGTCCAGTACATTTTCCCGCCTGACACATATAATCTACCAGGACGCCATGCATCTACATGATCCCCTACCTTTTCTGTCGGCACAAGGGTTGTGACGTTTGAACTATCAAGGTTTGTACGTTGAATGCCCTCCCTGGTCTCGTAATATATGGCTGGTTGTGACGGATCTATTGGTCCAGTGGGTCTGCGGTTGTCAAACAAGACCTGAGTGCCGTTTGCTTGGATGGCGGGGATATGCGTGTTGATGGCAGCAGCATTCAACGGATTACCCCTAAGGTCCAAGTACTTGAGTTGTGTCAGCCTTGTGAGTGGTGATATATCTGAGATGCTATTGTTACTAAGAAGCAACTCTACCAGTTGTGTGAGTCCAGCGAGTCGGGATACATCCGAGATGCTATTGTTACCCAGAATCAAACTCGTCAGTTGTGTAAGTCCAGCCAGTGGGGATACATCCGAGATGCTACTGCCCCAAATATCCAATTCCCTGAGGTTTCTGGCGTGTTCAAACCCAGTGAGGTCTCTTATCTCGGTCCCGGGGTCGGGCCTATGATAAATATAAAAACCTGTCAGCTTCAGCATTGTGTTCGTTGTGATTTCGTTGCCAATCCTTAACTGGACAGCTGCCCTTAAGTTCGCATCGGGTATATGGACCGGCCGGGAGGGCAGGGAGAACCAAACCTGAGTGCCGTTTGCTTGGATGGCGGGGATATGCGTGTTGATGGCAGCGTCGTTCAGCGGATTGTTCAGAAGCCCCAGAAATATCAAATGTGTTAATCCCACGAGAGGAGACACATCCGAAATAGAATTGTCCCTAAGACCCAGGGACCTTAAGTTCGTCAATCCTGCGAGAGGAGATACATTTGAAATAGAAGTGTTGGGAAGAGTCAGATGCTCTAAGTTCGTCAATCCTGTGAGAGGAGATACATTTGAAATAGAAGTGTCCCTAAGATCCAATACTTGTAGGTTTGTCATTCCAGCCAGGTCGGATATATCCAAAATAGAACTGGAACTAAGAATCAAACCTGTTAGATTGGTCAGCCCAGCCAAGGGAGACACATCCGAAATAGAAGTGTTGTGAAGAATCAGAGTTCTTAGGTTTGTCATTCCAGCCAAGGGAGACACATCCGAAATAGAGGGAGTATTACCCAAATTTAATAATGTCAGATTGCTTGCCTGTTCAAGACCCGTGAGATCTCTTATTGGAACATCCCCCGGAACATAAAGGGCTCGTAAGCCCAGCATCGCCTCCTTGGTGAGCACGTCATCAGGCCCCAAACCAATGGTTTTCCGCACGGCATCGGCTAAATTCCGATCCAAGATTGACTCAATACCGGTACTCGGTAGTAAGTCAGAGATATCAAGATCAAAATAGAAATTAGCAATATTTCCATGGCTGTTAATAATGGAAAGTTGTACAGTGTCTATCGGGCGTAAGTTGGTGGTGATAAAATTAACTGTGTCGCTGCGGCTGCCGTTTAATGTTTGGTAGTCCATCAAAGTCCCATCAAAGGTGGGGATCCATTTTATCAACTGGACTTGATGGAGACCGTCAGGATCGGTTACCTCAAAACGCAAACGTATAGCATTGGGTGGAGCTGCAAGGCTTGGGGGAAGCATTTTAACTTCTGGGTACCCAGCGTTCACAGCAGTTTGGTTAGGGTTGAAAGCAGGGTGAACATCCAGCCACTCCGCAGCAGAGAAAGAGGTTGTCATTGGATCTGAAACATGTAAAGATGTCTTCCAATTACCATCTGGACGAACAGAATCATGGCTGAGCCCAAAACAATGTCCGAGTTCGTGGGCAGCAAGAGTGGCATCAGCGATATCCGCCGAAGTATTATAAGTATAAACCGTTGCTATTCGGCCACCTCCTGTAGGTGTGAAATCAACGCTGTGATCTATGAATACAAGATAATAGTCATCCTGTGACACATCACCCGATGACACATCAGCCCACTCAGCGATTTCATCCTTTACTCTGGAGTGCTCATCCCCTTCTCCATCATAATGCGAAGAAGCAAATTTTCCCTTCACACGGTGCAAAACTGCCTGCCCATTGGCATCGGTTTCAATCTCGAAAGTTTTTGGGCCAAACCCGTGGTTCTCCATATGCTCTGCATAGAACCGTTGTGTGTCTTTTATCAACTTATCCATTGTCGCCTCTATGTTCTCTATAGGTCGGTAATTTGGGGGCAGTTCGCGCGGAACAAAGTGAACCGCTTTCACAATCGGTGAACGCGCTTGCGTAGAACCAAGCGGCAGGAAACTGAATAGAACAATTAGCGTGAGAAATAAGCGTTTGAGCTGCATACTTTACCTCCTGAGGATATTGTATAAGGTAACCTAAGTTGTCAGTTAGTAGAGGGTATTCGACACCTGTGGAATTTCAACGACAATACTTGTCTTA from Candidatus Poribacteria bacterium includes these protein-coding regions:
- a CDS encoding leucine-rich repeat domain-containing protein — its product is MQLKRLFLTLIVLFSFLPLGSTQARSPIVKAVHFVPRELPPNYRPIENIEATMDKLIKDTQRFYAEHMENHGFGPKTFEIETDANGQAVLHRVKGKFASSHYDGEGDEHSRVKDEIAEWADVSSGDVSQDDYYLVFIDHSVDFTPTGGGRIATVYTYNTSADIADATLAAHELGHCFGLSHDSVRPDGNWKTSLHVSDPMTTSFSAAEWLDVHPAFNPNQTAVNAGYPEVKMLPPSLAAPPNAIRLRFEVTDPDGLHQVQLIKWIPTFDGTLMDYQTLNGSRSDTVNFITTNLRPIDTVQLSIINSHGNIANFYFDLDISDLLPSTGIESILDRNLADAVRKTIGLGPDDVLTKEAMLGLRALYVPGDVPIRDLTGLEQASNLTLLNLGNTPSISDVSPLAGMTNLRTLILHNTSISDVSPLAGLTNLTGLILSSSSILDISDLAGMTNLQVLDLRDTSISNVSPLTGLTNLEHLTLPNTSISNVSPLAGLTNLRSLGLRDNSISDVSPLVGLTHLIFLGLLNNPLNDAAINTHIPAIQANGTQVWFSLPSRPVHIPDANLRAAVQLRIGNEITTNTMLKLTGFYIYHRPDPGTEIRDLTGFEHARNLRELDIWGSSISDVSPLAGLTQLTSLILGNNSISDVSRLAGLTQLVELLLSNNSISDISPLTRLTQLKYLDLRGNPLNAAAINTHIPAIQANGTQVLFDNRRPTGPIDPSQPAIYYETREGIQRTNLDSSNVTTLVPTEKVGDHVDAWRPGRLYVSGGKMYWTYDTIGSNSSNIHRANLDGSNVQTLVVGKGTISHLTVDVSGGKIYWIEKEYKQIRPSHYSLVSTKIRRANLDGSNVQTLVESKYGHGFSDLILDVSGGKIYWVDTSGLGIHRANLDGSNVEKLRTLNDLLWARESTLNISGGKMYWIGKPENENLPIRRANLDGTRVETLGTIKVSHTHEFTVDVSGRKIYWRHSKSPWMSIIQCANLDGSNVQTLVTQASIRQLALDVPGGKMYWAGRDVDSFRFKIWRANLDGSNIEDITVFGGTFVLIPSQAPADDASPAAVRKTTQIHVDAADRPPMYWIDGGTLYRLAGTEVERIAARANDVAVDTAGGKIYWTAQTDENARTINRANLDGTNAQVLRELRSVPLGIAYDSANGKLYLSNSQNRIQRINVDGTGFEYNFIPNVSAPMSIAVASGRVYWTEAEGNVRFANVTGNPKVVRTLATGTGTLGGIAAGNDKVYWTEQTDNGGSVRSANLDGSGVEDAFTMKAVPYGIAVDTAAGKVYWSDGAGNIRRRNLDGMGYEEIVSNLMAPSAVAIGGADTDTTTIAAAPARGVAAPDENLLLPNYPNPFNPETWIPYQLAESADVRVTIYDINGRVVRYLDLGHQRAGFYQSKARAAYWNGRNAQGEPVASGVYFYTLKAGDFSATKKMLIQK